Part of the Longimicrobium sp. genome, CTGACGGTGCTGATGATCGTCTCCGGCCTCATGGTCGCGTTCGCGCCCGGCGCCCCCGTCTTCATGGCGGGCCGTGCCCTCGTTGGTGTGGTCATCGGCGGGTTCTGGTCGATGTCGGCGGCCACCGTGATGCGACTCGTCCCGCCCGCGGACGTGCCACGTGCGCTCGGGCTGCTGAACGGCGGCAATGCGCTCGCGACCACCGTTGCCGCGCCGCTGGGCAGCTTCCTCGGCCAATACGTCGGATGGCGCGGTGCCTTCTTCGCGGTGGTGCCGCTTGCCGCGGCGACACTCGCCTGGCTCTTCGCCACCCTCCCGTCGATGCCTTCGGAGCGGACCTCCGGAGGCGGAACCGTCTTCAGGGTTCTGCGTCGGCGGAATGTCCCGCTGGGGATGACTGCCGTCACGCTGTTCTTCCTCGGGCAGTTCGCCCTGTTCACCTACCTGCGGCCGTTCCTCGAGACGGTAACGCGCGTCGGCGTCTCGGCGCTCTCGCTTATCCTGCTGCTGACGGGAGCCGCAGGGGTGGTCGGTACCTGGGTGATCGGCATTCTACTCCGAACCCGGCTGAACAGCCTGCTAATCGTGATCCCGATCCTGATGGCCGGGATCGCGGTTGCACTCACGGGGCTGGGCAGCTCCCCGGTCGCGGTCGCCGTCCTGCTCGCTGTATGGGGGCTCCTCGGGACCGCAGCGCCTGTCGCATGGTGGACGTGGCTCAGCCGAGTGCTCCCGGATGACGCGGAGGCCGGTGGTGGGCTCTTGGTTGCGGTCATCCAGCTGGCGATCGCACTGGGAGCCACCGCGGGGGGCCTCCTCTACGACGCGAGCGGCTACCGAAGCACCTTCGCGCTTAGCTCGGCCGCACTCTGTGCGTCTGCCCTGATCGCTGCCGTCGGCTCGGGTCGCAAGAGGCCAGAAACTCCCTGACAAGGCCGCCCGGAGGCCGGCCTTCCGCATGCGCAGAGACGACGCGGCCACGGGTGGCCGGTACGCCCAGATGGTCGGGTGGAGCCGTGAATGATGCCCGAGATTCAACGCACTAGCCCAGTGACCTGCGCCACCTGTGCACAGAGTTCGTCCCCAGCTAGTGATCATCGAACGCATTGACGAGTGAGAACACACATGACGAATGGAATCAGCCCCCTCCTGACGCTGAACAACGGCGTCGCGATGCCGGCCTTCGGGCTGGGCGTGTTCCAGAGCACCCCGGAAGAGACGGTCAAAGCGGTTGAGGCCGCCATCGGCGTCGGTTACCGGATGATCGATACCGCCGCGGCCTACTTCAACGAGCGAGAGGTCGGCGAAGGCATCCGCAGGAGCGGAATCGACCGTGCCGAGCTTTTCGTGCAGACCAAGCTGTGGATGAGCGACTACGGCTACGAGCGAACGCTCCGCGCCTTCGACGCGAGCCTCCAGCGGTTGGGGCTCGAATACGTGGACCTCTACCTACTGCACTGGCCCGTGCCCTCAGACTTCGCACGGACGGTCGACTCCTACCGAGCAGCGGAGGGGCTGCTCGCGGAGGGACGGGCGCTGGCGATCGGCGTCTGCAACTTCAGCCCCGACAACCTCGAGGATCTGCTCGCACGCACCAGCGTGGTGCCCGCCGTCAACCAGGTTGAACTTCATCCGTACTTCAACCAGAGATCGGTGCGCGAGGCCGACGGCCACCTCCGGGTCGTCACCCAGTCCTGGTCGCCGCTCGGCGGCGTGAACGTGTATGCGCATGGCGAAGGCCAGGGCAGGCACCTCCTTGAGGATCCGACGATCCAGCGCCTCGCCACGCAGTACGGGAAGACCGCTGCGCAGGTGGTGCTCCGCTGGCACATCGAGCACGGGCTGTCTGTTATCCCGAAGTCGGTCCGCCGCGAGCGCATCGCGGAGAACTTCGGGGTCTTCGACTTCGCGCTGAGCCCCACGAACCTCGTGGAGATCGACGCCTTGGACACCGGGATGCGGGGCGGGCCCGATCCCCAGGCCGTCCATCCCGCGATGTTCCCGATCTCCGTCGAGGGGCACTACGCCCAGGAGCCGCGGTGAACCACACGCTTCTGCGGAACCGAGAGGCGCAAGGCACGCCGACCTGGCTCTGGTCGCCACTCGCTCCTCTGCCGCCGCCCCGACCACGGGACGCTATCGTTCTCGTCCGCGTTGTCAACTCAGAGTCATCAGCCTGTGCACCTCGAGCCTCTATATGGCTTGTGACGGACTCAATAGCTTCATCGGCCAGCAATCGCAACCGCCTGCTACCGACCCTTTAGTGGTCAGAGGAGAATCAAGATGAACATCAAGCATGCGGGCTCAACGCCCTCGATGGCAGGGCCTTCGGAGTGGTTCCGCGGCTCTGTCCGCATCGACCCGCTCTTCAACCCCGAAGGAGATGCGCGGGCCGCCGGCAACGCGGTCACCTTCGAGCCCGGCGCTCGCACTGCGTGGCATTCGCACCCGCTGGGGCAGACGCTGATCGTCACCTTCGGGCTGGGTTGGGTGCAGCGTGAGGGCGGCCGCGTCGAAGAGATCCGCCCCGGGGACGTGGTGTCGTTCGACCCCGGGGAGCGGCATTGGCACGGCGCCTCTGCCACGACGGCCATGCAGCACATTGCCATCCAAGAGGCGCTGGACGGGGAGTCAGCAATCTGGATGGAGCACGTCACCGACGACCAGTACCGGGGTCAGTAGAACGCTGTGGCGTGGGCTGTCTCGGCCGGCCGCCCTCTCGAGCGAGCTTACCGCACCATCGGGCTCGTGGGACGGAAGACCCAGACTCGCCAGCGGGCTGCGAGTACGCGCGACCGTCGAGGCAGTCCGGCCGGGTGTCGCGATGCGGTACGCCAGGGGCAGGCTCTGCAGGACCAGGTAGGTTGCACCACGCGCAGACGAAAAGAGGGTACTCTGTCCATAAGCACGCTCCGCATCGGCGACCACGTTCGCTTGGTCGGGGACACCCACCATGTCCGAGCGCCGGACCTGCGAGTTCTGCTCGGACTGAGCATGTTGCTCGGCCTGCTCGTGCTCGGCGGATGCGAAGCCAGCCAAGCTTCGAAGTCTAGCTCGCCGCCAGTTGTCACGGGTGCCGCACCGCCATCCGCGAGACCGGAGGAAACACGCATGTGGATGACCGTCGGCGACCGTCGGTTCGCCATCACTTTAGCCGACAACGCAGCCGCTCGTGCGTTCGCGGGTCGACTGCCCCTTATGCTCGAAATGAGCGAGCTCAACGGTAATGAGAAGCATGCCGACCTAGGGGAAGCGCTGCCTGCGAATGCGACGCGCCCAGGGACCATCCAGCGCGGCGACCTCATGCTGTATGGCACCACCACCCTGGTGGTGTTCTACGCGACGTTCAACTCCTCGTACTCGTACACTCGCCTCGGCCGCGTGGACGACCCCGCGGATTTGCCACAGGCGCTCGGCCCGCGCGGAGTAAAGGTCGGGTTTTCCCTGAACTAAGATGTCGGCTACTCCATTCATGACGACGAGGACGAGCAACGACATCGAAGGGAAGGTCATCGACGTTCATGATGTCCTCCGGTAGAGTAACCGATAGGACGGGCGCGCCCGGTCTGTACTCGTGCGGATCGAAAGTCTCAGTCTCGGCGCGCGCGGTGGCGGGCTCCGGCCGACCGGGATCGGCCGGCCAACGGCCTTGTGCCCCACACGTGCCGCGCCGACTCCCCCGGCGTGATCTTGTTCGCCTATTCCCGTGTCCAGACTAGGGACGGACGGAAGGGTGATAGGACAGAGCCTCGGGCCACAATGGGGGGGCTCTGCTGCTTGCTAGTGGACTGTCCTAGCGGGCGTGCACTACACTAGCCGAGTTTATTTTTCAAGCGGGCGCGAGCCGATTTGCCAAAACCCTTTAGCGCACTAGCCGGGTGTATTTCAGAGCGGGTTCCAGAACGTAGGTGGGACGTTGGGCCTACTAGCCGACTTTGTTTTCTTTTTACACTGATTAAGCGCTGGCGCGAGTGGCTGTGCCATCGACAATCGCTTCTCCGGTCGGTCAACAGCGCCGGCAGGATTTCAGCCGGACGCAAGTGCTCGTAAATCAAAACGGCCACGTTCCCCTCGGGGAGCGTGGCCGTTCGTACATGGGCCCGGCCGGACTCGAACCGGCGGCCTACTGCTTAGGAGGCAGTCGCTCTATCCACCTGAGCTACGGGCCCGCTGATGTGGCGCTAAATCTAGCACAATCTGCGATTCTTTTCCACACCCGGTGGGGTGACCGTACGCAGACCGGCTACTAGCCTAGCGCGCGTCTTCTGTCTGGCGGCGGGCCATCTCCTCAGACAGGCGCCGCTCGCAGGCGAAGAACCTCGCCCCGACCTCCATGACCATGTGGCCCATCGCCTGAAGTGCGATCCTGTCGAACGGGAACGGGCGCCACTCCATGAGCGCCCGCGCGAGGAGCCCGAGCGAGCCTGCCGTCCGCGCACCGGGTTCCAGTAACCCGAATTCCGTGCCACGCGTCAGAAACAGAGGCGTCGCACCCTCCGATTTCCCCGGATTGTCCACCAGTGCTCCCGGACCGGCATGGATCGCTTGACTGGCCGATTTGTATGCTGCCCGGTGCACTCGCAGGTTCAAACTGGCTTCAATGTCCATAAACGTTGGCGGCTTTCCGTCCGGCTTTCGCCCGAGCGCATGGGCTGCCCACCCGTAGTCTCCCAGGAACACGGCTCCGTACTTCCGACGCAGCTCCTCGTACCGGTCAGCAGCTTCCTTCATCTCCTCGTCTGTGTACGGCTCGAGCCCGAGTTCGCGGTGATGCTCCTGCTC contains:
- a CDS encoding cyclophilin-like fold protein yields the protein MWMTVGDRRFAITLADNAAARAFAGRLPLMLEMSELNGNEKHADLGEALPANATRPGTIQRGDLMLYGTTTLVVFYATFNSSYSYTRLGRVDDPADLPQALGPRGVKVGFSLN
- a CDS encoding aldo/keto reductase, coding for MTNGISPLLTLNNGVAMPAFGLGVFQSTPEETVKAVEAAIGVGYRMIDTAAAYFNEREVGEGIRRSGIDRAELFVQTKLWMSDYGYERTLRAFDASLQRLGLEYVDLYLLHWPVPSDFARTVDSYRAAEGLLAEGRALAIGVCNFSPDNLEDLLARTSVVPAVNQVELHPYFNQRSVREADGHLRVVTQSWSPLGGVNVYAHGEGQGRHLLEDPTIQRLATQYGKTAAQVVLRWHIEHGLSVIPKSVRRERIAENFGVFDFALSPTNLVEIDALDTGMRGGPDPQAVHPAMFPISVEGHYAQEPR
- a CDS encoding MFS transporter, with product MELRVRHESDAAAPVFPRWGAVFALTLCVSTLIASEFMPVSLLTPIAFDLHISEGQAGQAIAVSGVFAVLASLGISSATRGIDRRTVLLWLTVLMIVSGLMVAFAPGAPVFMAGRALVGVVIGGFWSMSAATVMRLVPPADVPRALGLLNGGNALATTVAAPLGSFLGQYVGWRGAFFAVVPLAAATLAWLFATLPSMPSERTSGGGTVFRVLRRRNVPLGMTAVTLFFLGQFALFTYLRPFLETVTRVGVSALSLILLLTGAAGVVGTWVIGILLRTRLNSLLIVIPILMAGIAVALTGLGSSPVAVAVLLAVWGLLGTAAPVAWWTWLSRVLPDDAEAGGGLLVAVIQLAIALGATAGGLLYDASGYRSTFALSSAALCASALIAAVGSGRKRPETP
- a CDS encoding cupin domain-containing protein, which gives rise to MNIKHAGSTPSMAGPSEWFRGSVRIDPLFNPEGDARAAGNAVTFEPGARTAWHSHPLGQTLIVTFGLGWVQREGGRVEEIRPGDVVSFDPGERHWHGASATTAMQHIAIQEALDGESAIWMEHVTDDQYRGQ